From a single Nicotiana tomentosiformis chromosome 2, ASM39032v3, whole genome shotgun sequence genomic region:
- the LOC138904867 gene encoding uncharacterized protein has translation MDKSWINILNRNDPLYENGAKKFLHFASLDRPNASEILCPCRKCRNMKFIPKELIVEHIVVDGFLPSYVNWIFHGETSSSSMYVDILDRGDEIQGLVHDAFGVLPTSDFINMDTRDDIFGGSNQHNVGFDKKTEKFFNLLKEAERELYPGSKYSLLSFLVRLLHLKCLNGWSNNSFSMLLELLKDVFPEGEILPKSFNDAKRIIKNLGLEYKKIHACPNDCMIYWSETKDRTDCKFCKAPRYKQFVGESGSLETSKIPAKVFRYFPLIPRLQRLFMSSKTSTDMRWHAEGHTKDGVMRHPADSIAWRKFDESHQDFSQDPQNVRLGLSSDGFNPFKSMSISHSTWPVVLVPYNLPPWLCMKQPYMILSMIIDGPHAPGNDIDVYL, from the coding sequence ATGGATAAGAGTTGGATAAACATATTGAATAGGAATGATCCTCTATATGAGAATGGAGCCAAAAAGTTTCTTCACTTTGCCTCATTAGATAGGCCTAATGCATCTGAAATCTTGTGTCCATGTCGGAAGTGTCGTAATATGAAATTTATCCCGAAAGAGTTGATTGTTGAACATATTGTGGTTGATGGATTTCTACCTAGTTACGTTAATTGGATTTTTCATGGTGAGACATCATCTTCATCAATGTATGTGGATATATTAGATAGAGGTGATGAGATACAAGGCTTGGTGCATGATGCTTTTGGAGTTCTTCCTACTAGTGACTTTATTAATATGGACACTCGTGATGATATTTTTGGTGGGTCAAATCAACATAATGTGGGATTTGATAAGAAAACTGAAAAGTTTTTTAACTTATTGAAAGAAGCTGAGCGTGAATTATATCCTGGAAGCaaatattcacttctttcttttcttgttcGTCTATTACATTTAAAGTGTCTCAATGGGTGGAGTAACAATTCATTTTCCATGTTGTTAGAGTTGTTAAAAGATGTGTTTCCTGAAGGTGAAATATTACCTAAGTCATTTAATGATGCAAAAAGAATTATTAAAAATTTAGGACTCGAATACAAAAAAATACATGCGTGTCCAAATGATTGTATGATCTATTGGAGTGAGACAAAAGATCGAACTGATTGTAAGTTTTGCAAAGCTCCAAGATACAAACAATTTGTAGGTGAATCTGGTAGTTTGGAAACCTCAAAAATTCCAGCAAAGGTGTTTAGATACTTTCCATTGATACCGAGGCTTCAAAGATTATTCATGTCATCTAAAACATCTACTGATATGAGATGGCATGCGGAAGGTCACACTAAAGACGGGGTAATGCGGCATCCTGCTGATAGTATTGCTTGGAGAAAATTTGATGAATCGCATCAAGATTTTTCTCAAGATCCTCAAAATGTTAGACTTGGATTGTCTTCAGATGGATTTAATCCATTCAAGTCTATGTCTATCTCACATAGCACATGGCCAGTTGTCTTGGTTCCATATAACTTGCCACCTTGGTTGTGCATGAAGCAACCATACATGATATTATCAATGATTATTGATGGCCCTCATGCACCAGGCAACGATATTGATGTCTATCTATGA